In Flavobacterium endoglycinae, one DNA window encodes the following:
- the yidD gene encoding membrane protein insertion efficiency factor YidD: MKLITPFVLLVRFYQSAISPFTPASCRFEPTCSTYMIQALQIHGLFYGGYLGIKRILSCHPWGRTGYDPVPEKKCSHKH; the protein is encoded by the coding sequence ATGAAACTGATAACACCATTTGTTTTATTAGTACGTTTTTATCAAAGTGCAATTTCGCCCTTTACTCCTGCTTCATGCCGGTTTGAACCTACGTGTTCTACTTACATGATTCAGGCTTTGCAGATTCATGGATTGTTTTATGGCGGATATCTGGGAATAAAAAGAATCTTAAGCTGTCACCCTTGGGGAAGAACCGGATACGATCCTGTTCCTGAAAAAAAATGTTCACATAAACATTAA
- the gyrB gene encoding DNA topoisomerase (ATP-hydrolyzing) subunit B, with protein sequence MSEEIKKNNYSADSIQALEGMEHVRMRPSMYIGDVGVRGLHHLVYEVVDNSIDEAMGGHCDAISVTINKDGSVTVEDNGRGIPVDLHKKEGVSALEVVMTKIGAGGKFDKDSYKVSGGLHGVGVSVVNALSVHMKSTVFREGKIYEQEYERGKSLYPVKQIGETDKRGTRQTFFPDDTIFQQTIEFSYDTLSARMRELSFLNKGITITFTDQREVDEKGEFRSEVFHSDEGLKEYIRYLDGNREPIIGHVISMDHEKGEIPVEVALIYNTSYTENIFSYVNNINTHEGGTHLQGFRSGLTRTLKKYADASGMLDKLKFEISGDDFREGLTAIISVKVAEPQFEGQTKTKLGNREVVSPVSQAVGEMLENYLEENPNDARTIIQKVILAAQARHAAKKAREMVQRKTVMGGGGLPGKLSDCSEQDPARCEVYLVEGDSAGGTAKQGRDRNFQAILPLRGKILNVEKAMHHKVFENEEIRNIFTALGVTVGTAEDSKALNIEKLRYHKVIIMCDADVDGSHISTLILTFFFRFMKELIEEGHVYIAAPPLYLVKKGNKKEYAWNDLQRDQANERMGGSANIQRYKGLGEMNAEQLWETTMDPNFRTLRQVTIESLAEADRVFSMLMGDEVPPRREFIEKNAVYANIDA encoded by the coding sequence ATGAGCGAAGAAATCAAGAAGAACAATTATTCAGCAGATAGTATTCAGGCATTAGAAGGAATGGAGCACGTAAGAATGCGTCCATCGATGTATATTGGAGATGTAGGTGTTCGAGGGCTACACCATTTGGTTTACGAGGTTGTTGATAACTCTATTGATGAGGCAATGGGAGGACATTGTGATGCCATCAGCGTTACAATAAATAAAGACGGTTCTGTTACAGTTGAAGATAACGGACGTGGTATCCCAGTTGATTTACATAAAAAAGAAGGCGTTTCTGCACTTGAAGTTGTAATGACTAAAATTGGTGCCGGAGGTAAATTCGATAAAGATTCATATAAAGTATCGGGAGGTCTTCATGGGGTTGGGGTTTCGGTTGTAAATGCACTTTCTGTACACATGAAATCTACCGTTTTCAGAGAAGGAAAGATTTACGAGCAGGAATATGAAAGAGGAAAATCATTATACCCAGTTAAACAAATTGGAGAAACTGATAAAAGAGGTACACGCCAGACTTTCTTTCCAGATGACACGATTTTCCAGCAAACTATAGAATTCTCATATGATACTTTGTCAGCTCGTATGCGTGAGCTTTCATTTTTGAATAAAGGAATCACTATTACATTTACAGACCAGAGAGAAGTAGATGAAAAAGGCGAATTCAGAAGTGAAGTATTCCATTCTGATGAAGGTCTTAAAGAATATATCCGTTACTTAGACGGAAACCGTGAGCCAATTATTGGGCATGTTATCAGTATGGATCACGAAAAAGGAGAAATTCCGGTTGAAGTTGCCTTAATTTATAACACAAGTTATACCGAAAATATCTTCTCGTATGTAAACAATATTAATACACACGAAGGAGGAACACATTTGCAAGGTTTTAGAAGTGGTTTAACAAGAACCCTTAAAAAATATGCCGATGCTTCTGGGATGCTTGATAAATTAAAATTCGAAATTTCTGGAGATGATTTCCGTGAGGGATTAACAGCTATTATTTCTGTAAAAGTTGCTGAACCTCAATTCGAAGGACAAACAAAAACCAAACTAGGAAATAGAGAGGTAGTTTCTCCAGTTTCTCAAGCAGTTGGAGAAATGCTTGAAAACTATTTGGAAGAAAATCCAAATGATGCCAGAACAATTATCCAAAAAGTAATTTTAGCAGCTCAAGCACGTCACGCAGCGAAAAAAGCACGTGAAATGGTACAGCGTAAAACCGTTATGGGCGGTGGCGGATTACCTGGAAAATTATCAGATTGCTCTGAGCAGGATCCAGCAAGATGTGAGGTTTACCTTGTCGAGGGAGACTCGGCAGGTGGAACTGCAAAACAAGGACGTGATCGTAACTTCCAAGCCATTCTTCCATTACGTGGTAAGATTTTGAATGTTGAAAAAGCGATGCATCATAAAGTATTCGAAAACGAAGAAATACGTAACATCTTTACCGCTTTAGGAGTAACTGTAGGTACAGCAGAAGACAGTAAAGCGCTTAATATTGAAAAACTAAGATATCATAAGGTAATCATCATGTGTGATGCCGATGTCGATGGTAGTCACATCTCTACCTTAATATTAACATTCTTCTTCCGTTTCATGAAAGAACTTATCGAAGAAGGCCACGTTTATATCGCTGCACCTCCTTTGTACTTAGTTAAAAAAGGAAATAAAAAAGAATATGCATGGAACGATCTTCAGCGTGATCAGGCAAACGAAAGAATGGGAGGAAGCGCCAACATTCAGCGTTATAAAGGTCTTGGAGAGATGAACGCAGAGCAGTTATGGGAAACTACAATGGATCCAAACTTCAGAACGCTTCGTCAGGTAACAATCGAAAGTCTTGCAGAAGCAGATCGTGTTTTCTCTATGTTAATGGGTGACGAAGTACCGCCTCGTAGAGAGTTTATCGAGAAAAATGCAGTTTATGCAAATATTGACGCATAA
- a CDS encoding acyloxyacyl hydrolase has product MVRKLLLVFLLLCCVKNIAQDRKPRFALGFNYGFGSEFSNTDYTFTNHFYKVQLYYTIKETRNFKYEILVQPEINFGKHQLLNFYFVKPETPNFEEKRAEYTKLKDVREYVLNLGFLIRKPISKTCSFYVLGSVGPMITDTETERMSEGFAFADVFAIGFSFKVNKIAFDIRSEVRHVSNAGLGSKNAGYNTKNIEFGVSCPF; this is encoded by the coding sequence ATGGTTAGAAAATTACTTTTGGTTTTCCTGTTGCTGTGTTGCGTTAAAAATATAGCTCAGGATCGAAAACCCCGTTTTGCGTTGGGTTTTAATTATGGTTTTGGAAGTGAATTCAGTAATACAGATTATACTTTTACGAATCATTTTTATAAAGTGCAATTGTATTATACAATAAAGGAAACCAGAAATTTTAAATATGAAATTCTTGTACAGCCCGAGATTAATTTCGGAAAACATCAATTGCTGAACTTTTACTTTGTAAAGCCGGAAACGCCCAATTTTGAAGAAAAAAGAGCCGAATATACTAAATTGAAAGATGTTCGCGAATATGTTTTGAATCTAGGATTTTTAATTCGAAAACCGATATCGAAAACTTGCTCTTTTTATGTTTTGGGAAGCGTGGGTCCAATGATCACCGATACAGAAACAGAAAGAATGTCCGAAGGATTTGCTTTTGCAGATGTATTTGCGATTGGTTTTTCTTTTAAAGTAAATAAAATAGCTTTTGATATCCGTTCTGAAGTACGACACGTTTCAAACGCAGGCTTAGGAAGTAAAAATGCAGGATATAATACCAAAAATATTGAATTTGGTGTTTCGTGTCCTTTCTAA
- the cysS gene encoding cysteine--tRNA ligase, whose translation MPLYTSQPLKIYNSLSGEKEDFKPIHEGNVGMYVCGPTVYSNVHLGNVRTFMSFDVIFRYFLHLDYKVRYVRNITDVGHIVDDVDEGEDKIAKKARLEQLEPMEVVQRYTVDFHDILKAFNFLPPSIEPTATGHIIEQIEIIKKIIDKGIGYVANGSVYFDVVKYNETNNYGILSGRNIEDMLANTRDLDGQSDKRNPQDFALWKRAEPEHIMRWPSPWSDGFPGWHLECTAMSTKYLGNHFDIHGGGMDLKFPHHECEIAQNEACTGQSPVNYWMHANMLTLNGKKMAKSTGNNILPGEILSGDNTVLSKPFSASVTRFFMLQAHYRSILDFSDDAITAAEKGYKRLMEAIDALPTITAGNSSSVDFNAWKQSCYDAMNDDFNTPILIAQLFEGVRYINLLKEGKETISAEDLKTFSTAINAFVFDVLGLSDEKAADGNNDKLEGVINMLIAMRNQARADKNFALSDQIRDQLIALGIQLKDGKEGTSFSI comes from the coding sequence ATGCCTTTATATACAAGTCAGCCCTTAAAAATATACAATTCGCTTTCTGGCGAAAAAGAAGATTTCAAACCAATCCATGAAGGAAATGTTGGAATGTATGTTTGTGGACCTACCGTATATAGTAATGTTCACTTAGGAAATGTGAGAACCTTTATGTCTTTTGACGTAATCTTCAGGTATTTTCTTCATTTGGATTATAAAGTTCGATATGTTCGAAATATTACCGATGTTGGACACATTGTAGATGATGTTGATGAAGGTGAAGATAAAATTGCCAAAAAAGCGCGTTTGGAGCAATTAGAACCAATGGAAGTTGTACAGCGATACACTGTAGATTTTCATGATATTTTAAAAGCTTTCAACTTTTTACCGCCAAGTATTGAGCCAACAGCAACTGGACATATTATTGAACAAATCGAAATCATCAAAAAAATTATCGACAAAGGAATTGGATACGTTGCCAATGGATCGGTTTATTTTGATGTTGTAAAATATAACGAAACTAATAATTACGGAATATTAAGCGGTCGAAATATCGAAGATATGCTGGCTAATACACGTGATTTAGACGGACAGTCTGATAAAAGAAATCCTCAAGATTTTGCACTTTGGAAAAGAGCAGAACCAGAACATATCATGAGATGGCCTTCTCCTTGGAGCGATGGTTTCCCTGGATGGCACTTAGAATGTACTGCCATGAGTACAAAATACTTAGGAAATCATTTTGATATTCACGGAGGCGGAATGGATTTAAAATTCCCGCACCACGAATGTGAAATTGCACAAAATGAAGCTTGCACAGGACAATCTCCAGTAAATTATTGGATGCATGCGAATATGCTTACTTTAAATGGTAAGAAAATGGCAAAATCAACCGGAAACAATATCTTACCGGGAGAAATTTTAAGCGGAGACAATACTGTTTTAAGCAAACCATTTTCTGCTTCTGTAACAAGATTTTTCATGTTACAGGCACATTACAGAAGTATATTAGATTTTTCTGATGATGCTATTACGGCTGCAGAAAAAGGTTACAAAAGATTAATGGAAGCTATTGATGCTCTTCCAACCATTACAGCAGGAAATTCAAGTTCTGTTGATTTTAATGCATGGAAACAATCTTGTTATGATGCCATGAATGACGATTTTAACACGCCTATTTTAATTGCACAATTATTTGAAGGGGTTCGTTATATCAATTTATTAAAAGAAGGAAAAGAAACAATTTCTGCCGAAGATTTAAAAACATTCTCAACGGCAATTAATGCCTTTGTATTTGATGTTTTAGGCCTAAGCGATGAAAAAGCTGCAGATGGAAACAATGATAAATTAGAAGGAGTTATAAATATGCTTATTGCTATGAGAAATCAGGCAAGAGCTGATAAAAACTTCGCATTATCTGATCAAATTCGTGACCAGCTTATTGCTTTAGGAATTCAACTGAAAGATGGTAAAGAAGGAACTAGTTTCTCCATATAA
- the mdh gene encoding malate dehydrogenase gives MKVTIVGAGNVGATCADVISYRGIASEVVLLDIKEGFAEGKALDIMQCATNTGFNTKVSGVTNDYSKTAGSDVVVITSGIPRKPGMTREELIGINAGIVKTVAENVLKYSPDTIIVVVSNPMDTMTYLALKATGLPKNRIIGMGGALDSSRFRTYLSLALDKPANDISAMVIGGHGDTTMIPLTRLASYNGIPVTQFLSEEALQKVAADTMVGGATLTGLLGTSAWYAPGASVAYLVDSILNDQKKMIACSVFVEGEYGQNDICIGVPCIIGKNGVEEIVDIKLNDQEKALFAKSADAVRSMNDALKSILV, from the coding sequence ATGAAAGTTACCATTGTAGGAGCAGGAAATGTTGGAGCTACATGTGCCGATGTTATTTCTTATAGAGGAATTGCAAGCGAAGTAGTATTGTTGGATATTAAAGAAGGTTTTGCCGAGGGGAAAGCATTGGATATTATGCAGTGTGCCACAAACACAGGCTTTAATACTAAAGTTTCCGGAGTTACCAACGATTATTCTAAAACTGCCGGAAGTGATGTGGTGGTTATTACATCAGGAATTCCAAGAAAACCAGGAATGACCAGAGAAGAATTAATAGGTATAAATGCAGGAATTGTAAAAACAGTTGCCGAAAATGTCCTAAAATATTCTCCTGATACTATAATTGTAGTAGTTTCCAACCCTATGGATACTATGACGTATTTAGCTTTAAAAGCAACTGGACTTCCAAAAAACAGAATTATAGGTATGGGAGGTGCATTAGACAGCTCTCGTTTTAGAACGTATCTTTCTCTTGCTTTAGATAAACCAGCAAATGATATTTCGGCAATGGTAATTGGAGGGCATGGCGATACAACGATGATTCCGTTAACTCGTCTGGCTTCTTATAACGGTATACCTGTAACCCAGTTTTTATCTGAAGAAGCGCTTCAAAAAGTCGCTGCCGATACCATGGTAGGAGGTGCAACCCTTACAGGTTTATTAGGAACATCAGCTTGGTATGCTCCTGGAGCATCTGTAGCGTACTTGGTAGACAGTATTTTAAACGATCAGAAGAAAATGATTGCCTGCTCTGTTTTTGTAGAAGGAGAGTACGGACAAAATGATATCTGTATTGGAGTACCTTGTATAATAGGTAAAAACGGAGTTGAAGAAATTGTTGATATTAAATTGAACGATCAGGAAAAGGCGTTATTTGCTAAAAGCGCAGATGCGGTTCGTAGCATGAATGACGCTCTAAAATCGATTTTAGTATAA
- the secDF gene encoding protein translocase subunit SecDF, which yields MQNKGLIKFFAILFALVSIYQLSFTFVANGVKSEAKAFAGDNPDKELKYLDSIGKEKVLNLGFTDFTYDEVKNKQLNKGLDLEGGINVILQISIKDVLKGLANNSKNPVFNKSLADASANLEGNKTYLNKFFEAFDANSKGNVKLASPDIFANRSLQGDGGIDFQMTDAQAQKVIKRKVDESVESAFKVLRERIDKFGVTQPNIQKLGETGRILVELPGAKDVDRIKKLLGGKAQLEFWETFKIEEIGNFLVSANEALKKTEVKKTETKTVAKDSLNALLTDTKDSVDTKKGNNPLFDKMIVQGGGPVLGYFAPKDTAAVNDYFKRPEIRVLLGADQHYAKFVWSKPTTIKDPKSKDPKSAKDIEAVELYALKGNRDNSPAMSGGVVTDAKDTFDQMGKPAVSMQMNSQGAKIWEELTGRAFAQKSYIAIVLDDIVYSAPGVTSGPIAGGRSEITGSFDVAETKDLANVLNAGKLPASADIIQSTVVGPSLGQAAIDAGTISSVLGFLLVCVWMVFYYGKAGWYANLALLLNLLFLFGIMASFGFVLTLPGIAGIVLTLGTAVDANIIIYERAKEELREGKSLSEAVQASYGWHGAMRSIIDANVTHVLTGAILFIFGTGPIKGFALTLLIGIVTSLFTSIFIARIFIDRNIAGKADLTFSTNITKNWFTNFHFDFIKIKKFTYIFSSIVTVVSLVSIFFVNGLDEGVDFVGGRTFQVKFEKPVDATAVSDELSTAFGTPVEAKILGDDDQLKITTKYKIKEDGVAIDEEVNQKLYAGLQKYFPNTTYDKFINSFDGKKVGVLQASKVGASISEDIKTNSYWAVLGAMAVIFLYLMVSFRKWQYSLGAIAAVAHDVIFVLGIYSLCYKFMPFHMEMDQHFIAAILTVIGYSMNDTVIVFDRVREFIIGNRKGSFEDIVNASINTTLSRTLNTSLMMIIVLLTMFIFGGESIRGFIFAMLIGIIVGTYSSLFIATPVLVDTISADEKHTIEDKHNKA from the coding sequence ATGCAGAATAAAGGACTTATTAAATTTTTCGCAATTCTATTTGCATTGGTAAGTATTTACCAACTTTCGTTCACTTTTGTGGCAAATGGCGTCAAAAGTGAAGCTAAAGCTTTTGCAGGAGACAATCCTGATAAAGAGCTAAAATATTTAGATTCTATTGGTAAAGAAAAAGTATTAAACCTTGGTTTTACAGACTTCACTTATGATGAAGTTAAAAACAAACAACTTAATAAAGGTCTTGACTTAGAAGGAGGAATCAACGTAATTCTTCAAATTTCTATTAAAGATGTATTAAAAGGTTTAGCTAACAATTCTAAAAATCCAGTATTTAATAAATCGTTAGCAGATGCAAGTGCAAACTTAGAAGGAAATAAGACCTATTTAAATAAATTTTTCGAAGCTTTTGATGCAAACTCAAAAGGAAATGTGAAATTGGCATCACCAGATATTTTTGCAAACAGAAGTTTACAAGGAGATGGTGGTATCGATTTTCAAATGACTGATGCTCAAGCTCAAAAAGTTATCAAAAGAAAAGTTGACGAGTCTGTTGAAAGTGCTTTTAAAGTATTAAGAGAGCGTATCGACAAATTTGGTGTTACTCAGCCAAACATTCAGAAATTAGGAGAAACAGGAAGAATCTTAGTAGAGCTTCCAGGTGCTAAGGATGTAGATAGAATTAAAAAATTATTGGGAGGTAAAGCTCAATTAGAGTTTTGGGAAACTTTCAAAATTGAAGAAATTGGTAATTTCTTAGTGTCAGCTAACGAAGCTTTAAAGAAAACAGAAGTTAAAAAGACTGAAACTAAAACTGTTGCTAAAGATTCATTAAACGCATTATTAACAGATACTAAAGATTCTGTTGATACTAAAAAAGGAAACAATCCATTATTTGATAAAATGATCGTTCAAGGTGGCGGACCAGTTTTAGGTTATTTCGCTCCTAAAGATACAGCTGCTGTTAACGATTACTTTAAAAGACCAGAAATTAGAGTTTTATTAGGTGCTGACCAACACTATGCAAAATTTGTATGGAGTAAACCAACAACTATTAAAGATCCTAAATCAAAAGATCCCAAAAGCGCGAAAGATATCGAGGCTGTTGAATTATATGCTTTAAAAGGAAACAGAGATAACAGTCCTGCAATGAGCGGTGGTGTTGTTACTGATGCAAAAGATACTTTTGACCAAATGGGTAAACCTGCAGTTTCTATGCAGATGAACAGCCAAGGTGCTAAAATTTGGGAAGAATTAACAGGAAGAGCATTTGCTCAAAAAAGTTATATTGCTATTGTTTTAGATGATATCGTATATTCTGCTCCAGGTGTAACAAGCGGTCCTATTGCTGGAGGAAGATCTGAAATCACAGGTTCTTTTGATGTTGCTGAAACTAAAGATTTAGCTAACGTATTGAACGCAGGTAAATTACCAGCTTCTGCAGATATTATTCAGTCAACTGTTGTGGGTCCATCTTTAGGACAGGCAGCTATTGATGCAGGTACAATTTCTTCTGTATTAGGTTTCTTATTAGTTTGCGTTTGGATGGTATTCTATTATGGTAAAGCGGGTTGGTATGCAAACCTTGCTTTATTATTAAACTTACTATTCTTATTCGGAATTATGGCAAGTTTTGGTTTCGTATTAACATTACCTGGTATTGCTGGTATCGTTTTAACATTAGGTACTGCGGTAGATGCGAACATTATTATATACGAAAGAGCGAAAGAGGAATTACGTGAAGGTAAATCATTGTCTGAAGCAGTTCAAGCTTCTTACGGATGGCACGGTGCAATGCGTTCTATCATCGATGCAAACGTTACTCACGTTTTAACTGGAGCAATCTTATTCATCTTCGGAACAGGACCTATTAAAGGTTTCGCATTAACATTATTAATTGGTATCGTAACTTCATTGTTTACATCAATCTTTATTGCGAGAATCTTTATTGATAGAAATATTGCAGGAAAAGCAGATTTGACTTTCTCTACAAACATTACTAAAAACTGGTTTACAAACTTCCACTTTGATTTCATTAAAATCAAAAAATTCACTTATATCTTCTCTTCTATTGTAACAGTAGTAAGTTTAGTTTCTATCTTCTTCGTTAATGGTTTAGATGAAGGTGTTGATTTTGTTGGAGGAAGAACTTTCCAAGTTAAATTCGAAAAACCAGTTGATGCTACTGCAGTTTCAGATGAGTTATCTACTGCTTTCGGTACTCCGGTTGAAGCTAAAATTTTGGGTGATGACGATCAATTGAAAATCACAACTAAATATAAAATTAAAGAAGACGGTGTAGCTATCGATGAAGAAGTAAACCAAAAATTATATGCTGGATTACAGAAATATTTTCCAAATACTACTTACGATAAATTCATCAACTCTTTTGATGGTAAAAAAGTTGGAGTTTTACAGGCTTCTAAAGTTGGAGCTTCTATTTCTGAAGATATCAAAACTAACTCTTACTGGGCAGTTCTTGGTGCAATGGCAGTTATTTTCTTATACTTAATGGTATCTTTCCGTAAATGGCAGTATTCATTAGGTGCGATTGCAGCGGTTGCTCACGACGTTATCTTCGTATTAGGTATTTACTCATTATGTTACAAATTCATGCCTTTCCACATGGAAATGGATCAGCACTTTATCGCTGCGATTCTTACGGTAATTGGTTACTCTATGAACGATACGGTAATTGTATTTGACAGGGTAAGAGAGTTTATCATCGGAAACCGTAAAGGTAGCTTTGAAGATATCGTAAACGCGTCTATTAATACTACATTATCTAGAACCTTGAATACTTCATTAATGATGATTATCGTATTATTAACGATGTTTATCTTTGGTGGTGAGTCAATTAGAGGATTTATCTTCGCTATGTTAATTGGTATTATTGTAGGTACTTACTCTTCATTATTTATTGCAACTCCAGTATTGGTTGATACAATCTCTGCTGATGAGAAACATACAATCGAAGACAAACACAATAAAGCATAA
- the lgt gene encoding prolipoprotein diacylglyceryl transferase, protein MTQPLNIVWNPSEGIDLGFFMIRYYSLMFVVAFGLGWFLMKKIFEREHESLEKLDSLFVWTVLATLIGARLGHVFFYDWEYFRNHLMEIFLPFRFEPEFQFTGFQGLASHGAAVAIILAMYFYSKKILKRSMLWILDRVVIPVASGAIFVRIGNFMNSEIIGNDTTSAFGIRFLHDQFSKSEAVNATQIANPKDAYNAIATDPKFADLLAQVPAKHPTQLYEAFCYIFVFAILFFLYWKTNARLKTGFLFGLFLVLLFVVRFIVEFVKESQGGIESSLGYFSTGQWLSIPFIIIGLFFIIRAQRNPLAES, encoded by the coding sequence ATGACACAACCCTTAAATATTGTTTGGAATCCATCTGAAGGAATCGATTTAGGATTTTTCATGATTCGTTACTACAGTTTAATGTTCGTAGTTGCCTTTGGTTTAGGCTGGTTCTTGATGAAGAAGATTTTCGAACGTGAACATGAATCTCTTGAAAAATTAGATTCTTTATTTGTCTGGACTGTTTTAGCAACGTTAATTGGAGCTCGTTTAGGGCACGTATTCTTTTATGACTGGGAGTATTTCAGAAATCATTTAATGGAAATTTTTCTTCCATTCAGATTTGAACCTGAATTCCAATTCACAGGCTTCCAAGGGTTAGCAAGTCATGGTGCAGCGGTTGCTATTATACTGGCTATGTATTTTTACAGCAAAAAAATCCTAAAACGTTCTATGTTATGGATTTTAGACCGAGTTGTAATTCCAGTTGCAAGCGGTGCTATATTTGTTCGTATAGGTAATTTTATGAACTCAGAAATTATTGGAAATGATACTACTTCAGCTTTTGGAATTCGTTTTCTGCACGATCAATTTAGTAAAAGTGAGGCTGTAAACGCAACGCAAATCGCTAATCCTAAAGATGCGTACAACGCAATCGCAACTGATCCTAAATTTGCTGATTTACTAGCACAAGTTCCAGCAAAACATCCAACGCAATTATATGAAGCATTCTGCTATATTTTTGTGTTTGCCATTTTGTTCTTTTTATATTGGAAAACCAATGCAAGACTTAAAACAGGATTTTTGTTCGGACTGTTTTTAGTGCTTTTATTTGTAGTTCGTTTTATAGTCGAATTTGTAAAAGAAAGCCAAGGCGGAATAGAAAGTTCATTAGGCTATTTCTCTACTGGACAATGGCTGAGTATTCCATTTATAATTATTGGTCTTTTCTTTATCATTAGAGCACAGAGAAATCCTTTAGCGGAATCATAA